A region of Pseudarthrobacter sp. NIBRBAC000502770 DNA encodes the following proteins:
- a CDS encoding FAD-binding oxidoreductase, giving the protein MAAHYDVLIVGGGIAGLSLASALAGRCSVALVEAEQELAYHTSSRSARQLIPSYGPPVVQELTVRTLELLAARDAEAPEAVLAPRSFMLVGSAEDVAAEASGHMQPIAVDRALELCPALKPGTFEAAGLDTGSFGCNAPLLLEDHRKRALAAGADIITGARVHSAQRLGSGWQVGAGAEGFEAAVLVNAAGAWADELAVLSGVEKLGLQPYRRTAAIAAVDHPLPAATPMVAAADNTFYFRPDGHDVLISPSETVPSGPEDARPNPGDVERLVEKLNAFTSLGITGVRRAWTGLRTEAADGVPVAGFDAEASGFYWLAGQGGYGFQTSAALAEFAAGQILAGLGSSGGAVPADGAVDRPESRTAQALAATRWSVRR; this is encoded by the coding sequence ATGGCAGCACACTACGATGTCCTGATTGTGGGCGGCGGCATCGCCGGCCTGTCCCTCGCGTCCGCGCTCGCCGGCCGCTGCAGCGTTGCACTGGTGGAGGCGGAGCAGGAGTTGGCGTACCACACGTCCTCCCGCTCCGCCCGCCAGCTGATTCCCAGCTACGGGCCGCCCGTGGTGCAGGAGCTCACCGTCCGGACCCTCGAACTGCTCGCGGCCCGCGACGCTGAAGCGCCGGAAGCGGTCCTGGCACCGCGCAGTTTCATGCTCGTGGGCTCGGCGGAGGATGTTGCCGCCGAGGCCAGCGGACATATGCAGCCCATTGCGGTGGACCGTGCCCTCGAGCTGTGTCCGGCCCTGAAGCCGGGAACCTTTGAAGCCGCCGGACTTGATACCGGCTCCTTTGGCTGCAATGCGCCCCTTCTGCTGGAGGACCACCGCAAGCGGGCGCTCGCCGCCGGAGCGGACATCATCACCGGCGCCCGCGTGCATTCGGCACAGCGGCTGGGTTCAGGGTGGCAGGTGGGGGCCGGCGCCGAGGGCTTTGAAGCCGCGGTACTGGTCAATGCGGCAGGTGCCTGGGCCGATGAGCTGGCGGTGCTCAGCGGCGTCGAGAAGCTGGGCCTCCAGCCGTACCGGCGCACTGCGGCGATTGCCGCCGTCGACCATCCCCTGCCCGCTGCCACCCCCATGGTGGCAGCGGCGGACAACACTTTCTATTTCCGCCCCGACGGCCATGACGTGCTGATTTCCCCATCGGAGACGGTGCCCAGCGGGCCCGAGGACGCACGGCCCAATCCAGGTGATGTGGAGCGCCTGGTGGAGAAGCTCAACGCGTTCACCAGCCTGGGGATCACCGGAGTGCGCCGGGCCTGGACCGGCCTGCGCACCGAAGCCGCGGACGGGGTGCCCGTAGCCGGGTTCGACGCTGAAGCGTCCGGGTTCTACTGGCTCGCGGGCCAGGGCGGCTACGGATTCCAGACGTCGGCGGCGCTGGCGGAGTTCGCCGCCGGCCAGATCCTTGCGGGGCTGGGCTCTTCCGGCGGCGCCGTCCCTGCCGATGGGGCTGTGGACCGTCCGGAATCCCGGACAGCGCAGGCCCTGGCAGCCACGCGCTGGTCCGTCAGACGCTGA
- the hutI gene encoding imidazolonepropionase yields the protein MSTLITNIAELMTQDLEHRVLRGAAVVVEGERISWIGAAADAPPADEAVDAGGRAMLPGWVDSHSHLLFAGDRTAEFEARMAGEAYAAGGIAVTMNATRATSDFDLTRLAMGRVAEAVSQGTTYLETKTGYGLDVEHEARSARIASTIADQVTYLGAHLVPAGQDPEEYTDLVCGPMLAAVRPYVQWADVFCEEGAFNAEQSRRVLMACREAGLGLRVHGNQLGEGPGVQLAVELGAASVDHVNYLAAQDVKALASSWSGWDPAVGTGERGTVATCLPACDLSTRQPLAPARELLDAGVQVALASNCNPGTSYTSSMAFCVTTAVLQMRLSVHEAVRAATYGGALALHKEAGRDTDGERAVGSIAVGHRADLHLLNAPSATHLAYRPGMPLTYAVWRAGVRER from the coding sequence ATGAGCACCTTGATCACCAATATCGCCGAGCTGATGACGCAGGACCTGGAACACCGGGTCCTGAGGGGCGCGGCGGTGGTGGTCGAGGGTGAACGGATTTCCTGGATCGGGGCTGCGGCCGATGCTCCCCCGGCGGATGAAGCCGTCGATGCCGGCGGCCGGGCCATGCTGCCAGGATGGGTGGACTCCCACAGCCACCTGCTGTTCGCCGGGGACCGCACCGCAGAATTCGAAGCCCGGATGGCCGGGGAGGCCTACGCTGCCGGTGGCATCGCCGTCACCATGAACGCCACGCGCGCCACGTCCGATTTCGATCTCACCCGCCTGGCCATGGGGCGGGTTGCCGAAGCAGTCTCGCAGGGCACCACCTACCTGGAAACCAAGACCGGCTACGGCCTGGACGTTGAGCACGAGGCCCGGAGCGCGCGTATTGCCTCCACCATTGCGGACCAGGTGACCTACCTTGGGGCACACCTGGTTCCAGCCGGGCAGGACCCGGAGGAATACACAGACCTGGTCTGCGGGCCGATGCTCGCTGCGGTCCGCCCTTATGTCCAGTGGGCCGATGTGTTCTGCGAGGAGGGTGCGTTCAACGCCGAGCAATCCCGCCGTGTGCTCATGGCCTGCCGCGAGGCCGGCCTGGGCCTGAGGGTCCACGGCAACCAGCTCGGCGAGGGCCCCGGCGTACAGCTGGCCGTGGAGCTTGGCGCGGCCAGCGTGGACCACGTGAACTACTTAGCCGCGCAGGACGTGAAAGCCCTGGCGTCGTCCTGGTCCGGCTGGGACCCGGCCGTGGGAACGGGGGAGCGTGGCACCGTTGCCACGTGCCTTCCTGCCTGCGACCTCTCCACCCGCCAGCCGTTGGCTCCCGCCCGCGAACTTCTCGACGCGGGGGTGCAGGTGGCACTGGCGTCCAACTGCAACCCCGGCACGTCGTACACCAGCTCCATGGCTTTTTGCGTGACAACGGCAGTGCTCCAGATGCGCCTGAGCGTGCACGAGGCCGTCCGTGCCGCTACCTACGGCGGTGCGCTGGCGTTGCACAAGGAAGCCGGCCGGGACACCGACGGCGAACGCGCCGTGGGATCCATCGCCGTCGGACACCGGGCCGACCTGCACCTGTTGAATGCGCCATCCGCGACCCATCTCGCTTACCGGCCCGGGATGCCATTGACGTACGCTGTGTGGCGGGCGGGGGTGCGGGAGCGTTAG
- a CDS encoding DeoR/GlpR family DNA-binding transcription regulator: MTRTDRLTAILDLLARTGQVEVDEIVSTLNVSPATARRDLDSLAKRRLLTRTRGGATAGALAYDLPGRYNRDDHAEAKEQIAQCAAALIRPGAVIGLCGGTTSTALAQILATREDLNAPSNQPTLTVVTNAINIAGQLAVRPNIKVMVTGGILNPRSYELVGPYTDIIMQKVVLDIAFIGVNGIDPEVGPTNTGEGEASVNALLASRARVSYVLADSSKVGVRAFATMDGYDFTRLITDSGISARDKAAFEANGTEVIVAPA, encoded by the coding sequence ATGACACGCACCGACCGGCTGACAGCGATTCTGGACCTGCTCGCCAGGACCGGCCAGGTAGAAGTCGACGAGATCGTCAGCACCCTCAACGTCTCCCCTGCCACGGCCCGGCGCGACCTGGACAGCCTTGCCAAGCGCCGCCTGCTGACGCGGACGCGCGGCGGTGCCACCGCCGGCGCCCTGGCGTATGACCTGCCCGGACGTTACAACCGCGACGACCATGCCGAAGCGAAGGAACAGATCGCGCAGTGCGCCGCGGCCCTAATCCGGCCGGGCGCCGTCATTGGTCTCTGCGGAGGCACCACCAGCACCGCGCTTGCACAGATCCTGGCCACCCGGGAGGACCTGAATGCACCCTCCAACCAGCCGACGCTCACGGTCGTAACGAACGCCATCAACATTGCGGGCCAGTTGGCGGTCCGGCCCAATATCAAGGTGATGGTGACAGGCGGCATCCTCAACCCGCGATCGTATGAGCTCGTGGGCCCCTACACGGACATCATCATGCAGAAGGTGGTGCTGGACATCGCCTTCATCGGTGTCAACGGCATCGACCCGGAGGTGGGACCCACCAACACGGGGGAGGGCGAGGCCTCCGTCAATGCCCTGCTGGCTTCCCGCGCCCGGGTGTCCTACGTCCTGGCTGATTCCTCCAAAGTCGGCGTGCGGGCCTTTGCCACGATGGACGGGTACGACTTCACCCGCCTGATCACCGATTCCGGGATCTCTGCGCGCGACAAGGCAGCCTTTGAAGCCAACGGCACGGAAGTGATCGTGGCACCTGCCTGA